A DNA window from Vicinamibacterales bacterium contains the following coding sequences:
- a CDS encoding cytochrome-c peroxidase translates to MLNAHRHGWPLVLVLVVCAACNWQASTDKALPPAPEVDKTRLAVFAPLPDSVPPAQGAMAEDAVTLGRMLFYEPRLSKGQTISCNSCHDLAKYGVDGQPTSDGHKGQKGDRNAPTVFNAAAHFTQFWDGRAADVEAQAKGPILNPVEMAMPAEPVVIAVLESMPEYADLFKKAFPNDRKPVTYDNMARAIGAFERKLMTPSRWDALLKGDQTALTPEEQVGLRTFLDTGCQACHNGALLGGTSYQRLGAAKPYPGVTDPGRYKVTKTEGDRNMFKVPSLRNIEKTGPYFHDGKVADLEQAVRDMAEYQLGKTLPPEETKRIIVFLRVLTGKIDPEYIKPPALPKSTAKTPKPDLT, encoded by the coding sequence ATGCTGAACGCCCACAGACACGGCTGGCCGCTCGTCCTCGTCCTCGTCGTCTGCGCCGCCTGCAACTGGCAGGCCTCCACCGACAAAGCGTTGCCGCCAGCGCCCGAGGTCGACAAGACCCGCCTCGCAGTGTTCGCGCCGCTGCCCGACTCGGTACCGCCCGCGCAGGGCGCGATGGCCGAAGACGCGGTCACGCTCGGCCGCATGCTCTTCTACGAGCCCCGCCTGTCGAAGGGCCAGACGATCTCCTGCAACTCGTGCCACGACCTGGCCAAGTACGGCGTGGACGGCCAGCCGACCTCCGACGGTCACAAGGGGCAGAAGGGCGACCGAAACGCGCCCACCGTGTTCAACGCGGCGGCGCACTTCACGCAGTTCTGGGACGGCCGCGCGGCGGACGTGGAGGCCCAGGCGAAGGGACCGATCCTCAACCCGGTCGAGATGGCCATGCCCGCCGAGCCCGTCGTGATCGCGGTGCTCGAATCGATGCCGGAATACGCGGACCTGTTCAAGAAGGCCTTCCCCAACGACAGGAAGCCGGTGACCTACGACAACATGGCCAGGGCCATCGGCGCGTTCGAGCGGAAGCTGATGACACCGTCTCGTTGGGATGCATTGCTGAAAGGGGACCAGACGGCGCTCACGCCGGAGGAGCAGGTCGGGCTTCGAACCTTCCTCGACACGGGATGCCAGGCGTGCCACAACGGGGCGCTGCTCGGCGGAACGTCGTACCAACGCCTCGGCGCGGCGAAGCCATATCCGGGGGTGACCGACCCCGGGCGCTACAAGGTCACCAAGACCGAGGGCGACCGGAACATGTTCAAGGTGCCGTCACTGCGGAACATCGAGAAGACCGGCCCGTACTTCCACGACGGCAAGGTGGCCGACCTCGAGCAGGCGGTTCGCGACATGGCGGAGTATCAGCTCGGGAAGACGCTGCCGCCCGAGGAGACCAAGCGGATCATCGTGTTCCTGCGTGTGCTGACGGGCAAGATCGATCCCGAGTACATCAAGCCGCCCGCGCTGCCGAAGAGCACCGCGAAGACACCGAAGCCCGACCTGACGTAG
- a CDS encoding ABC transporter ATP-binding protein produces the protein MRSERAPVAELLQVSKKFAAVTALDGVDLALAPGQLTALLGPNGAGKTTAVRLMLGTSRPTAGAVRLFGLDPSDRAARSRVGAMLQIGRVPETLTPREHLRLFSSYYGDPRPMADLLAVAGIADVADRRFGDLSGGQKQRVLFAASLCGDPQLLFLDEPTVGLDVEARHLFWDAIRQIIAAGRSILLTTHYLEEADALADRVVVLQRGRIVADGSPSDIKQQVAGRLVRCITNVGEAEIRQWPSVHSVRADGSALVILTSDAEGLARHLLARDAGLTDLQITGIGLEEAFVALTGRSES, from the coding sequence ATGAGAAGCGAACGTGCGCCGGTGGCAGAACTCCTCCAAGTCTCCAAGAAGTTCGCGGCCGTTACGGCCCTCGACGGGGTTGACCTGGCGCTCGCGCCGGGACAACTCACCGCCCTGCTCGGCCCGAACGGCGCGGGCAAGACCACGGCGGTCCGACTGATGCTCGGCACGAGTCGGCCAACGGCCGGGGCCGTCCGGCTCTTCGGCCTCGATCCATCCGACCGCGCCGCCCGCAGCCGCGTCGGCGCCATGCTGCAGATCGGGCGGGTTCCCGAAACGCTGACACCCCGTGAGCACCTGCGGCTGTTCAGCAGCTACTACGGGGACCCGCGACCGATGGCCGACCTCCTCGCCGTGGCCGGCATCGCGGACGTCGCCGATCGTCGCTTCGGCGATTTGTCCGGCGGTCAGAAGCAGCGGGTGCTGTTCGCGGCGTCGTTGTGCGGCGATCCGCAACTGCTCTTCCTCGACGAACCCACCGTCGGCCTCGATGTCGAAGCGAGGCACCTGTTCTGGGACGCGATCAGGCAGATCATCGCCGCCGGCCGCTCCATCCTGCTCACGACGCACTACCTCGAGGAGGCCGACGCGCTCGCCGACCGTGTCGTCGTCCTTCAACGCGGGCGGATCGTGGCCGACGGGTCGCCCTCGGATATCAAGCAGCAGGTGGCGGGCCGCCTGGTGCGCTGCATCACGAACGTCGGTGAGGCCGAGATCCGTCAATGGCCATCGGTTCACTCGGTGCGGGCGGACGGCAGCGCACTCGTCATCCTGACGTCGGACGCCGAGGGCCTCGCGCGGCACCTGCTCGCACGGGACGCCGGGCTGACCGACCTCCAAATCACCGGTATCGGCCTCGAGGAGGCGTTCGTGGCGTTGACTGGAAGGAGCGAATCATGA
- a CDS encoding ABC transporter permease has translation MSDLRIYGLEAWTELLKVLRLPAYALPTIGFPAIFYVLFALALGGRQASGTSVGTYMLATYGAFGVMGASLFGFGVSLAIERAQGWLLLKRSMPAPPGAWIVGKLAVSLAFSLAVVVVLSTLGVLFGHVRMPLGTWVPLVAVLVAGALPFSAFGLALGYLLGPNSAPAVVNLIYLPMAFFSGMWVPIEMLPNVMKQVALCLPAYHFAQLALAIVGAGRGGPAWSHVLFLVGFTLFSVALALFAYRRDEGVTFG, from the coding sequence GTGAGTGACCTTCGCATATACGGACTCGAGGCGTGGACCGAGTTGCTGAAGGTCCTGCGGCTGCCGGCGTACGCGCTCCCCACGATCGGCTTTCCGGCGATCTTCTACGTGCTGTTCGCGCTGGCGCTCGGCGGACGGCAGGCCAGCGGCACGTCGGTCGGCACCTACATGCTGGCCACCTACGGCGCGTTCGGCGTGATGGGGGCCTCGCTCTTCGGTTTCGGCGTGAGCCTCGCGATCGAGCGGGCGCAGGGCTGGTTGCTGTTGAAACGCTCGATGCCGGCGCCGCCCGGCGCCTGGATTGTCGGCAAGCTGGCCGTGAGCCTCGCGTTCAGCCTCGCTGTGGTCGTCGTGCTCAGCACGCTTGGCGTACTGTTCGGCCACGTCCGGATGCCGCTCGGCACATGGGTTCCGCTCGTGGCCGTGCTCGTGGCGGGAGCGCTGCCGTTCAGTGCGTTCGGCCTCGCGCTCGGCTACCTGTTGGGGCCGAATTCGGCGCCCGCCGTCGTGAACCTGATCTATCTGCCGATGGCGTTCTTCTCCGGGATGTGGGTGCCCATCGAAATGCTGCCGAACGTCATGAAGCAGGTGGCCCTGTGCCTGCCGGCGTATCACTTCGCGCAACTCGCGCTCGCGATCGTCGGGGCGGGACGCGGCGGCCCCGCATGGAGCCATGTCCTGTTCCTGGTTGGTTTCACACTCTTCTCCGTGGCGCTGGCACTGTTCGCCTATCGAAGAGACGAGGGGGTGACGTTCGGGTAG
- a CDS encoding aminotransferase class V-fold PLP-dependent enzyme — protein sequence MFSSRRSFLRTAAAGAAAPLLGPRALDALERRLEAFGALDAQSAATDEEFWSRIRALFPVPKGYVNLENGYSSPQPAPTFEAFQRHEAMINGGVSYYMRRKKADDLVAVKAQLAALAGCPVDEIVITRNTTESLGTVIHGLDLAPADEAVMCSQDYGSMLEQFRQQSRRRGLKCVEADLPLHPRSDDDIVAAYEKAITPRTRVVLLSHMVNITGQILPVRKIADMAHAHGVSVIVDAAHSFAQIVFTVPDLDGDYLGASLHKWLCTPLGAGILHIKKDKIRSVWPLFGETSVPDDDIRKLERIGTHPSWTVLAIADAIRFHQMIGPERKEARLRFLQQYWTDRVRGIPKVYLNTPTGNRACAIANVGITGMTPSQLADALFDRFKVYTVAIDTGPVKGARVTPHLYTTTADLDALVKAITELARTGA from the coding sequence ATGTTCAGCTCTCGTCGCTCCTTCCTGCGGACCGCGGCGGCCGGCGCGGCTGCGCCGCTTCTCGGACCACGTGCGCTCGACGCCCTCGAACGCCGGCTCGAGGCGTTCGGCGCGCTCGACGCGCAGTCCGCCGCGACCGACGAGGAGTTCTGGAGCCGAATCCGTGCGCTCTTCCCCGTCCCGAAGGGCTACGTCAACCTCGAGAACGGGTATTCGAGCCCGCAGCCCGCGCCGACGTTCGAAGCCTTCCAGCGCCACGAAGCGATGATCAACGGCGGCGTGTCCTACTACATGCGCCGGAAGAAGGCGGACGATCTCGTCGCCGTGAAGGCCCAACTGGCGGCGCTGGCCGGCTGCCCCGTGGACGAGATCGTCATCACGCGGAACACCACCGAGTCGCTCGGCACGGTGATCCACGGCCTCGACCTCGCGCCGGCGGACGAGGCGGTGATGTGCAGCCAGGACTACGGGTCGATGCTGGAGCAGTTCCGGCAGCAGTCGCGTCGGCGGGGCCTCAAGTGCGTGGAGGCCGACCTCCCGCTCCATCCCCGGAGCGACGACGACATCGTCGCCGCGTACGAAAAGGCGATCACGCCGCGCACGCGGGTCGTGCTGCTCTCGCACATGGTCAACATCACCGGGCAGATCCTGCCGGTCCGGAAGATCGCCGACATGGCGCACGCGCACGGCGTCAGCGTCATCGTCGACGCGGCGCACTCGTTCGCGCAGATCGTCTTCACGGTGCCCGACCTCGACGGCGACTACCTCGGCGCCAGCCTGCACAAGTGGCTCTGCACGCCGCTCGGCGCGGGCATCCTGCACATCAAGAAGGACAAGATTCGGAGCGTCTGGCCGCTGTTCGGCGAGACCAGCGTGCCCGACGACGACATCCGCAAGCTGGAACGGATCGGCACGCACCCGTCGTGGACCGTCCTTGCCATCGCGGACGCCATCAGGTTCCACCAGATGATCGGCCCCGAGCGGAAGGAAGCGCGGCTGCGATTCCTGCAGCAGTACTGGACGGACCGGGTGCGCGGCATTCCGAAGGTGTATCTCAACACGCCGACGGGGAATCGGGCGTGCGCGATCGCCAACGTCGGCATCACCGGCATGACGCCGAGCCAACTGGCAGACGCGCTGTTCGACCGGTTCAAGGTCTACACGGTGGCCATCGACACCGGGCCCGTCAAAGGGGCACGCGTCACGCCGCACCTGTACACGACCACGGCGGACCTGGACGCCCTGGTCAAGGCCATCACGGAGTTGGCTCGAACGGGCGCGTAG
- a CDS encoding C69 family dipeptidase yields the protein MRLRKFILAALIVAVAGTVGTAGQPTGSQQTAGKALQSDQWQGKKICGYPRPEGVPPEVWENACEACTSVPVSPEVSSDGTLTSHSCDGGYEIRIKVVPGKTYPADAKRDVMKGGGLGEEKPAERQERKVGQIPQVTQTFTRYDASYPFMNEKGVIIGETTIGGRRELYNDEGWFDIMELERLALERGSTAREVVAIMGEFAEKFGYGDSGECLTVGDAKEVWQFEIFGAGATEVGAVWAARRIPAGEVGVSANRSRITTLDDNPDQTMASKNVRAVAEANGWWKKGDPFVFNRAYGMSGQPTPNRREWRVLAILAPSLNLDPWAPEQPFSVKPDRKVNVRQVMAIHRDVYEGTPFDQTKGPLAGPFGTPNRWSLSRDYKPAEGYSPTERIIAVHQASYVTVLQARGNMPPWIGSLAWFAPDDAKTSVFTPFYAGNFRVPTAFEIGRRDRFDRGSAFWASNFIGNWSNLNYRAMIQDIRAKQTEVEDKLFAEQPVIEKAALEMYKNDPDRARAFISDYSNRVAQENYMKWWALADQLVTDYQDGGSRVAPEKRTVPADWLQKQGAFGTQMPAAKKEPPVAKDGKKDPKK from the coding sequence ATGCGGTTACGGAAGTTCATCCTCGCAGCACTCATCGTGGCCGTGGCGGGTACGGTCGGTACGGCCGGCCAGCCGACTGGTTCGCAGCAGACGGCCGGGAAGGCGCTCCAGTCGGACCAGTGGCAGGGCAAGAAGATCTGCGGCTATCCGCGGCCCGAGGGCGTTCCGCCCGAGGTGTGGGAGAACGCGTGCGAGGCGTGCACGTCGGTGCCCGTCAGTCCCGAGGTGTCGTCCGACGGTACCCTGACGAGCCATTCGTGCGACGGCGGCTACGAGATCCGCATCAAGGTCGTGCCCGGCAAGACGTATCCGGCCGACGCCAAGCGCGACGTCATGAAGGGGGGCGGTCTCGGCGAGGAGAAACCCGCCGAGCGGCAGGAGCGGAAGGTCGGCCAGATCCCGCAGGTGACGCAGACCTTCACGCGCTACGACGCCTCGTATCCGTTCATGAACGAGAAAGGCGTCATCATCGGCGAGACGACGATCGGCGGCCGGCGCGAACTCTACAACGACGAGGGGTGGTTCGACATCATGGAACTCGAACGGCTGGCGCTCGAGCGCGGGTCGACGGCGCGTGAAGTGGTCGCGATCATGGGCGAGTTCGCCGAGAAGTTCGGCTACGGCGACAGCGGCGAATGCCTCACGGTCGGCGACGCGAAGGAGGTCTGGCAGTTCGAGATCTTCGGCGCGGGTGCGACGGAGGTGGGTGCGGTGTGGGCCGCCAGGCGCATCCCTGCGGGCGAGGTCGGTGTGTCGGCCAACCGGTCGCGGATCACGACGCTCGACGACAACCCGGACCAGACGATGGCGTCGAAGAACGTGCGGGCGGTCGCCGAGGCGAACGGCTGGTGGAAGAAGGGCGATCCGTTCGTGTTCAACCGCGCCTACGGCATGTCGGGCCAGCCGACGCCGAACCGCCGCGAGTGGCGCGTGCTCGCCATCCTGGCGCCGTCGCTGAACCTCGACCCCTGGGCGCCCGAGCAGCCGTTCTCGGTGAAGCCGGACAGGAAGGTCAACGTGCGCCAGGTGATGGCGATCCACCGCGACGTGTACGAGGGCACGCCGTTCGACCAGACGAAAGGTCCGCTGGCCGGCCCCTTCGGCACGCCGAACCGCTGGTCGCTGTCGCGAGACTACAAGCCGGCGGAGGGCTACTCGCCCACCGAGCGCATCATCGCCGTGCACCAGGCGTCTTACGTGACGGTGTTGCAGGCTCGCGGAAACATGCCGCCGTGGATCGGCAGCCTCGCCTGGTTCGCGCCAGACGACGCGAAGACGTCGGTCTTCACGCCGTTCTACGCGGGCAATTTCAGAGTGCCCACCGCGTTCGAGATCGGCCGGCGCGACCGGTTCGATCGAGGCTCGGCGTTCTGGGCTTCGAACTTCATCGGCAACTGGTCCAATCTCAACTACCGCGCGATGATCCAGGACATCCGCGCGAAACAGACGGAGGTCGAGGACAAGCTGTTCGCCGAGCAGCCCGTCATCGAGAAGGCCGCCCTCGAGATGTACAAGAACGATCCCGACCGCGCGCGGGCGTTCATCAGCGACTACTCGAACCGCGTCGCCCAGGAGAACTACATGAAGTGGTGGGCGCTGGCCGACCAGTTGGTGACCGACTACCAGGACGGCGGCTCGCGCGTCGCGCCGGAGAAACGGACGGTTCCGGCCGACTGGCTGCAGAAGCAGGGCGCTTTCGGGACGCAGATGCCCGCGGCAAAGAAGGAGCCACCCGTGGCGAAGGACGGGAAGAAGGATCCCAAGAAGTGA